The Arachidicoccus terrestris genome includes the window ACTATACACAGATGGGAAGCAGACGTACCTGGTTTGACATTGGGGTGTCATATACTGCCAATCTTAAAAAGGCCAAACAAATTTTAATGGATGTTGTTGCAGAAAACCGACATGCTTCCAAAGAACCTGCACCACAAATAGTCGTAACTGCGCTCGGAGACAGCGCCGTCAATCTTTCGGTACGTGTATCGGCAGACAACGCGATTTTTTGGGACATGCGCGAACAATTGATTATTGACTGTAAAGCAGCTCTGGACAATGCAGGAATTGAAATCCCCTTTCCACAGCGTGATATTCATATTATCAATCAGTAAAGTCCAATAGGCAGCGGTAACGGTATTTCACATATCCTCAGGCATCCCTAAAAGACATAGAAATTTTATTCAAGGTGCCGTCAGTGTATAAGTCAACGTGGTGCTATAGGTACCTACCGGCTTATTAATGAAGCTAGCATTACGTGGTTGGGTAAAATATCTGAGGTCGAAGTTTTGAGACAGAGTCGGAATGGAAGATGTAATAATATTTTGCGCGGTCAAAGAAAGCGTTTGAGTCAGAGCATCCACTCCTGTACTAAGTGGATTGGAAGTAGGGGTAAGTCCAATGCTACTGATATCGATAAAATTTAAACCGGACTTGAGGTTAGTGGCCGACTGAACAGCCACATTATAAGAACGATTTGAGAAGATATTTAAGGCAGATCCTTGTATAAGCTGCACGCCATTTTTGTAATTGGCAGCAGTTGTAAAATTAAGCGATGCAGTATTGGCACCATTTTGAAGTGTGATAGTCGATATATCAACAAGATTAACCGACAAAGGAGCAATGGTAAAAGGAAAACTCGATGATCCAATATATAGCGCACAATTCAGCCCGGTTGTATAGGAACCGCCCGGTTTTAATAGATTTACGCCCCCTTGGACGGAATATTTTAGACTAATTGTTAACTTAGCTCCTAATGACAGCAAGGCAGTGGTATTTGTCATGAGTTCCTGGTTCCCGTTTGTCAGATGAATAACAGGAAAAGTGCCAGAGACTGGTGAATTTCCTATTTTAACAGAAGCAACCTGTACTGTCACATTATTAAGAGGGATAGTGTTTGATCCATTGGTCAATGCATTTGAATTAGCGCTGATCACTAAGCGGATATTGGCCAGTAATGCGAGCGCCAAGGTTCGAGTAATCTGGTTTGAATAGGTAGCGGAAGTTCCGTTAGTATATAGTGCTTTGGAATTAATATTAAAGCTCACTGAAGTAGGGTTAACGGTAACCTGTCCAAGACCTGGCCCAGCGACTATTGTAAGCAAAAAAGTCATATAGAGAAATAATACATCGCATTTCATTTTCAAATCTTTACCAGGAATCAATAGTCAGATAAATGTTAATCTTGTTTAAATTCTAATTCAGCTATTTTTAATTCATAGTCTTCGCCATAATCTATTAACGCAGTTGCGCTGTAATTACCTTTCTTTAGCCCTGCGGGAAGTACCTGAACCACTTTAAAAACAGCTCCGGGCAATGTATAGAATTTATCTTCAGGCAAAGTTATTTTTTCACCGGTTTGTAAGTTGTTCAATTCAAAGTTAACCTTTCCGTCTGTTTCGACGACGCCGTTATTAACCAGCGTTAACAGTAATGCACTTTCTTTTGTTGAATCCTTATGAACCAGGAGCGTATCATTGAAACCCGCTATTTCTACTTCTTTCTTGCTGACGCCTGGTGGTGTATAAAATATCTGTACACCTAATTTGACATTCAACAAAATATTCAGCCCATTTTTTTGCCGCGCAGCTTTCATTGGATTGAGTTGAGTAAAAAAAAGCATTGCGTTCAGACTTTTAGTAACAGCACTGTCTGCAGCTTTTAACATTACGGAGACTTTTTTCTTTTCCAAAGGTTGGAGTACAAAATTGGCATTTGGTAATATTTTCAGCCATTGCGAACAGGAACTTTTTAATGATCCGACTGGATAATAATGAATCACTCCCATACTGTCACGTTTCCAATCTGAAAGACTGACACCTACCTGTACCTGCTCCTCTCCTGAATTTGAAACAATAACATCCAGGCTTTGCATTCCGCCTCTGGAAGCGCTAAACTCTAATTTCATCGGGGAAGCTGACAACCCGATTTGGCTTACCGCTTTAAAACCAACAGCTAACAGCAAGACGATTAAAATGTATTGTTTTATCATATAAACGACCCTATGGATTGGTAAGGGTATAGGTCAGGGTTGTTGTATAAGTCCCTGTTGGCTTATTAATAAAATCCGCCGTCGGAGCCGCTTCGGTCGAATAGTTGAGATTAAAATCCTGAGATGCAGTCCCAGCAGTCGAAACTATAATGTTTGCTGCAGAAGCGGTTCCGACCGGAATTGCAACGCCCGTCAGAGTAATATCCGTATTGGCACTCGCCAGACTAGGGGTAACGGTCACATCGCCGACCGGTATAGTATTGGTTCCATTCGTCAATTCACCGGAAGCATACACTGTTACACTGTAAGGTTGATTACTGATCGTTGTCAGGGCTGCAGCTTGATCTAAGGAGACCCCATTCGTGTAATCGGCCGGCGCGGCATAGGTTAACGTTGCTACATTATTGGCCCCGTTAATTACTATGGACGCCGCATTTTGCAGTACAACATTCAATGTAACATTTGCTGTAGACTGCGCCTGCGTGCTAAAAAACGAAAAACAGGTAAAAATCAAAGCTGGTAGGATAGCTCTTTGCATTGCGTTTTTCATGGGAATATGTTTATAGGTTAACACTATGGCTAAGTTACACAAAATCCGGCAATAAGCCAATTTTTTTTATATTTGTAGTATACTGTACAAAAGGATTTCGCCAGATGTCTCATTCCTTAAACAGTCTCGACCATGAAGCACCTGCCCGTCAAAATATATTCCACATGTTGGCGCAGTATATTTATTATAACTGGGTTGTTGTCGACACTATTTGTCAGGGCGCAGGACAACATCGACTTTCTAACTGATACTGCCGTAATAAAACCAGGCAGTACCATACAGTTAAGAGCCAGATTGACCAATTTATCACACAAAAGCAAGAATTATAATATCCAAATCAATACAGGCGATCTGAAATTAATCAATTCTATTCCCGAGCAATACATCCTTGCCGCTCACGACAGTCTGTTTATCCCATTAATCTTGTTCGCTGGACGAAAGACAAGCGCGACTAAACCACACCTAGTCACACTGAAATCTATATCAGACAGTGGAGAAGTTTTAACAAGTAATTGTTGGGTGAAACTTCCAGCCGAGAAAAAGGTCTATTTAACCGTTTCACAGCCTGACATCTATTTAAAACCTGGCGAAGACTCCGTAAACATCCAGATTCAGGTGCGTAATTCGGGTAATTCAGACCAGAAATTTTCCATCGAAATGCATGGCCAACCAAACAACCTGCACTTAATAAAAAAAGATCTGGAGCTTTCTGCATTTACCGATACAGTCCTATCGGTAAGGACTGGTTTGCCGACGTTTTATATGCAACACGCCGTCGGGCATTTTTTGGTTACTGGAAACTATATAGATGGCAATGTGTTTTCTACGATTCAGGTAAATATATTTAACTCAGGTAGTAGCAGGAATTATCGACAAGATCTTCCGGATAAATCTGGTTATAATAACACAGTAGGCTTTTTTACCAGATATCTGGGAACTGATATGCAATATTATGAATTAATTGGCAATGGTAAATTTAAAACTGGCAACGATGACGTCCAGTATGAGCTGAATGCGCTATATTATCCTTCTAACTACCGTTCATCTTTTATGCTTATGAATTCACATATAAATTATACTACTGACAAATGGAATATACGGGCGGGAAATATTTACAGGGATGATGAAATGCTTTTAAATGGGCGGGGAGGATCCGTTCAGCTCAAACCCTCCCCTTCTTCATCCATTAGGGTTGGTTATCTTAATAACAATTATAACCTATTAGGCTCTTTTAATGACAATTATTTTAACAGCGGTCATACAGTCTATGGAGATTATTCCAGGAAATTACAAAATAATACCCAAATTAAAGGTCTTTTTATTCAACAATGGGACCCTGCTTACAAAGGAAACAATACTTTAAGCGGTGGCACTATCAAATTTGGCATTTCCGACCGTCATTATTTGAAACTAGGAGCCTATGTCAGTTATCATGTAAAAGGATTAAAACCTGTCGCCGAGCCTTCCAGTAATTGGGGACAGGCCGCATTGGTATCTTATTCCGGTGCGATTGGAAAATGGCAGCTACAGTCTTCCAATTATTTCAGTAGCCCATCTTATGCAGGTTATAGGAAGGGTGCTGTAAACCTTCTGGAGAGAATTGCGTTAACAACGGACAATAGATTGAATTTTTGGGCTCAATTTAGTGAAATTAATAATCACACCGACCGTATCTATAATTACTTTGGCTATTTCAACCCGTCTTACGAAAACAAAGTTGCCGAGATGGGTATGAACGTTAATCTTAAAGACAACCTTTCTTTGATTCTTCGCCCCTATTACAGTTATGAAAGGTCGGAAAACGGATACATCAAAGAACAATACAGTTATTCCATTCGTGGCGCGCATTTAGATGTTGGAATGAATTACAATATTTCCAATCATGAAAATCTGTACCTTAAAATAGATGGCGGTCGATCAGCAGCTAATCTTAATGTATATGATCATTATTTTTCCTTTAAGTTGGATGCGAGATATAGTCTAGGCCCCTTTTCTATTAATACGATCTATCAAAACAGTCCATATTATTCAAGCGAGCTATTCTACTATAATTATACTCAGAAGAAATATGGTCTGTTTGCAATCTCTCCTGCCTTTAACGGCAATTTATTCCAAGATAAAGTATCGATAAACGCATATAATTCAATTGAATATCAGCGAAGTTATGGGCATTGGTCTGATAATTTTAATGTAAATATGACTTGGCATATGAGGCACAATTTTAATCTTGTTCTGAATTTTAACAGACTCCAGTATTTTACGTTCGATAGACATCTCAATGCGTTCGACATAGGAATTACCAAAAACTTTACGACAAAAGGCAAGGGAAAGTACTATAAATTGACCATGAATTTTTTTGAAGACAAAGATGGTAATTATATACGCGGTGAAGAAGAAAAGCCGGTTGTTAATCAGCTGATCAAAGTCGGTAATGAAGTTTTTCGAACCGACAAAAATGGAACTATTAAATACAAAGGTATCCCCCCTGGAAAATATGAAGTATCCGTACTGCAGTTTAATGGGATGACAGCTGGGGATACATCTATAAGGGTACACAGTAATAAGGATGTAGACATCCCGATGCACCAAATTGGCATAATAAGTGGCAATATTAAACTTAACCTGGGGAAATACAGCTTTAACACGGATAAATCGGTTGCCGGCATTCATATTATTGCCATTGACAAAGCGGGAAAACGGTTTGAGACGGTAACCGATTTGGATGGGTCGTTTATACTGTACCTTCCGTTAAACGATTATGACATACAGGTTGATGTGACTACTTTACCCGAAAAATACATTTGTAAAGAACCTGTAAGATCTGTTCATCTTTCCAACGGACAGAACAAAAGGTTAACTTTTAATATTTGGGTGGAAGAACGACAAATCAAAATCAAAAAATTCATATCTTCTTCAATACAATAGGCTATAATAGCTTAATAAAACGGTCAGATGGCAACTCGCCCCATAATGCCCACTAGTTTTGGCTGAGTTTGGAGACGCGGTCAATCTTTTATTGCGCTTCGGCAGAGAGTGAGACTTTGTTGGAAATGTGTGGCAATTGATAATTGACTGTAATGCAGCTATTGAAAAATCATCACTCATTTCACGTATAATTACCGTTTACAACATTATTCCAACTTGCTTTTCAAAATAGCATCGAGCCCGACTTTCTGATAGGCGTCAAGAGAAGCCACAATCTTCCCCTCCTTATCAACAATGATTAAATAAGGGATATTGAAAATGTGCAACATATGCTTTATGCCTTTTCCATCCTCAAACCCGTCTTTGGCAATTACCTGTGTCCATGGCATCCTCTCATTGTTAACAGCCGATTTCCAGCGATTTAAATCATCATCAACAGAGACACTCACGAAACTGACACCTTTACCGTTATATTTCTCATATATAGATTGAAGCTTAGGAATAAACTTCCTGCATGGCGCACACCAGCTGGCCCAGAAATCAATAACGGCCAATTTCGCCGGCAAATCAGAAAGGGAGAAGGGCGATCCATCCAGGTTATAAGTGATAAGCTCCGGAAACACCGTTCCTACTCCGGTTGCCCGATAAGCCCCGATCCGGCGTTTAAGCTGTTGGCCGTACCAGCTATTTTTCGCATATGTTCCTAAAATCTTAAAATCTTCAATGGCCTTGGTCCGGGTATCTGTAGATCTGATCCAGGTCAGATAAGCGGCAACAATCGTATTGGCATTTTCTCTGATATAATTATCCATTGGCCTGCCCCCGGTTAAATAAGATTGCCATGCATGGTTGGCGACCCCTCCTTTAAGTGAAGCTCCTGACAATTTTTGAAAATTACCGGTAATTGTGTAGCAAGTGTTTTCTAAAAATACACGAATTTTTCGGGTACTGATCTTCAGGTCTACCAGCACGGGGAAGGCCAGCTGGCCGGTAAATTCAAAGGCGCCGTCTTTGATGGATGCCTTTGGCAATCCTATAATGGATGCCGCCTGCTCTGGCGTGACGCCATACACCTGGGTTATCGCCACTGTACCGTTTAATACACCAGTGATACTTCCCTTTATCCTAAAGCCCGGTTCAGCCAGTGCGAGCACAGGCATCATCAGCCATAACAAAAGTATTTTTTTTATCAACATAATAAAGAAATGTGTCAAACAGTCATTTTAAGGATAAGGGCCATGTCAGCCGTTGCTACATAGCCCTTGCATTCCATACTCAGGCTTCATTTTAGAATATGTCCATATTTCAATTCAGTATTTCAGCGAGTTTTTTATCCAGCGCCTCACCAAAAAGATTCATGGCAATAATATTACCCTCGGTGTCAATTAAAACATTGGCCGGAATCGCAGAAATGCCGTAAACTGTTGATGCAGGGTCGCCCCATCCTTTGAGATTCGACACGTTTATCCATGGCAGTCCTTCTTTTTTAATGGCTTTGACCCAGCCTTCTTTTTTAGTATCCAGAGAAACACCCAGAATTTCAAAGTTCTTCCCTTTCACTTTATTATAAGAGCTGATCAGAGACGGGATCATGTCTCTGCAAGGTGCGCACCAGCTAGCCCAAAAATCAATCAATACATATTTTCCTTTGAAATCAGCCAGTGAGATCTTTCTATCATTCACATCCAATGCTTCAATTACAGGGGCTTTTGTTCCGATTTTAGGACGCCCCGCAATATTACCGCCAGACGTAGAGTCAAAACCGATCGTCATGGGTGAGGGATCGATCACACCGGGTTGTTTCCAGCGCCTTACAATACGCGACTGACGTGCATGCTCGCTGAGCTGGTCATATAATGAATCCATCATTTTCTGCGTAGCGTTGAGATAACAGGTGATCAGGTATCCACATACCCTTGAGTCAGGATGGTGTTCCACCCATTTTCTATATCCGGTTTTCATCCGGGCATCGATCACGTCACCTTGTTTACCATATTTATCCATCGCCTCCTCATCGCCCACAGCAACCGCCTCATTATACTTCACCCTCAAAGCTTCGTATTCGACGACATCTCCTTTAAAGGGAGAAATCATGGCAAACACTTCCTGCCAGTCTTTCGCCCAGGAGGAACCTGTAAAACGGGCGTCCCGGAAATCCTTTCCTTCGATGTGCAGTTTACCACTGTCCAGGTAGGCAATGGTTGTCAATCCTTGCTTTACGTTATAATCCTGATCCTTATTCGTGCCGATCTGTAGCGCATAGATACTGCCGCCCTTGGCCATGGGTATGGCGAAAGTAAACTGGTGATTCTTAACGTGAGTGGTATCCCACTCGCCAGTATAAGGCTCCAGCAAAGTCACCACCGAATCATTGGGTGCTTGTCTCAATGTACACGTGATAAAAGTCTGGTTGGCTGCGCCAGATCCGCTTAGACGGCCATCTCCCTGTTGCCCGATTGCCTGCAAACCGGCCAGGCATCCCATGAAAAGCAAAAGTTTTCTTGTCATAATTTAAATATTGGGTACGTTAAAAATTTATTTTATTTTATAATGGATCATATCTGTCAATACATTTACAGTTTCGTTCAAGTAGACATCTTTACTTAATTTCTCCAGCCAGTCTTCATATTCCTTTTTTTCATGAGGGTCCTCATTCAGCAGTGAGGGCCGCACGCTTCTCAACCTGGCAGCAATAACATCGAGACGGTCTTTTGCCGGAAGCATTCTTTGTTCCTGCAGCTTCTTTGATAACTGTTCCCTTCGGGTATAATCTTTGTAAAAGGGAGCAATCTGCAGGGGAACAGCGACCCCACCCAGAGATTGAACTTGCTTCATTTCGCGGCCCATTATGGCGAACACGCGGTCTTCCGCCAACCGCTTTTGTGCATCAGACACGACCCTTGCATAGTCGAATGTCCATTTCAACCGTTTAAAAGGTGCCACATGGATGGTATCCGGCCGCAGGGCTGAAACATAATTTTTTTCCCTCAGGGAATTTTCATACATCTTTTCCTGCAGCACGATATCAGGCCTTACACCAGCCAGCTGCGTGGAGATGCCCGTCACGCGGTAGAATTTTTGTTCTGTGAGCCTCAGAGAGCCATAGGAAGTATCAGCAATTCCTTTTGAGGCATCGCCTAATTTCCCCATATTACGTGTGGACTGCGCGGACCCTTTACCAAAAGTAGAGGACGAGCCGATGATGATGGCCCGGTGATAATCCTGCATGGCCGCTGCAAATATCTCTGAGGCAGAAGCCGTATTTTCATTCACCAACACCGTCAGTGGACCACCATAAAAAAGATTTCCGCTGGGAGGAAACCCGTATTCCTTGACGCCTTCATGAGACCTGAGCCAGGTCACAGTACCTCCTGGAAGGAAAATTGAACACATTTTAACGACTTCATCAAGCGAACCGCCGCCATCATCTCGAAGATCCATGATGATACCATCGACTTCATTTTCTTTAAGTTTTACCACTTCTCTGGCAATATCGTTGGATGCCCCCAGTAAATTCTGGCCTCTCGGATCTGTATAGAACATAGGCAGATAGATGTAGCCCAGTTTTTTATCCCCTTTTAGGATGATAGCGCTTTTAGCCCTGTTTTCTTTATCCAGCACCTCTTTTCTGGCAATAGTCACCATTCTGGACCGCTGACCTGGCTGTTCCAGTTCCAATGTCACTGAACTGCCCGCTTCTCCCCTGATCAGGTTGGCCACCTGGGTAATCATCATACCCGTCACCTGTTGCATTTTACCTTCGGCATTTAAAATGGCCAGGATCTGGTCATTTTCTTTTACTTTCCCGCTTTGGAAAGCAGCGCCTCCCCGCATCATGCGTTTCACAAAAAACGAAGCGTCCTTCAGGCCAAGT containing:
- a CDS encoding fimbrial biogenesis chaperone; translation: MIKQYILIVLLLAVGFKAVSQIGLSASPMKLEFSASRGGMQSLDVIVSNSGEEQVQVGVSLSDWKRDSMGVIHYYPVGSLKSSCSQWLKILPNANFVLQPLEKKKVSVMLKAADSAVTKSLNAMLFFTQLNPMKAARQKNGLNILLNVKLGVQIFYTPPGVSKKEVEIAGFNDTLLVHKDSTKESALLLTLVNNGVVETDGKVNFELNNLQTGEKITLPEDKFYTLPGAVFKVVQVLPAGLKKGNYSATALIDYGEDYELKIAELEFKQD
- a CDS encoding TlpA disulfide reductase family protein, which codes for MLIKKILLLWLMMPVLALAEPGFRIKGSITGVLNGTVAITQVYGVTPEQAASIIGLPKASIKDGAFEFTGQLAFPVLVDLKISTRKIRVFLENTCYTITGNFQKLSGASLKGGVANHAWQSYLTGGRPMDNYIRENANTIVAAYLTWIRSTDTRTKAIEDFKILGTYAKNSWYGQQLKRRIGAYRATGVGTVFPELITYNLDGSPFSLSDLPAKLAVIDFWASWCAPCRKFIPKLQSIYEKYNGKGVSFVSVSVDDDLNRWKSAVNNERMPWTQVIAKDGFEDGKGIKHMLHIFNIPYLIIVDKEGKIVASLDAYQKVGLDAILKSKLE
- a CDS encoding TlpA family protein disulfide reductase is translated as MTRKLLLFMGCLAGLQAIGQQGDGRLSGSGAANQTFITCTLRQAPNDSVVTLLEPYTGEWDTTHVKNHQFTFAIPMAKGGSIYALQIGTNKDQDYNVKQGLTTIAYLDSGKLHIEGKDFRDARFTGSSWAKDWQEVFAMISPFKGDVVEYEALRVKYNEAVAVGDEEAMDKYGKQGDVIDARMKTGYRKWVEHHPDSRVCGYLITCYLNATQKMMDSLYDQLSEHARQSRIVRRWKQPGVIDPSPMTIGFDSTSGGNIAGRPKIGTKAPVIEALDVNDRKISLADFKGKYVLIDFWASWCAPCRDMIPSLISSYNKVKGKNFEILGVSLDTKKEGWVKAIKKEGLPWINVSNLKGWGDPASTVYGISAIPANVLIDTEGNIIAMNLFGEALDKKLAEILN
- a CDS encoding carboxy terminal-processing peptidase encodes the protein MKKYLSFFFIILFTGSIGILAAQKTDLTPGTRYHDAVVSATFQKIRKYHYHPRLMDSVYSQLVLETFLKLVDPDKNIFLAGDIDRFAVFTDQIGTALNQGKSWMFDTIYNCYNKRLTEVSALSRRLLKNKFDFSINDSIRLSGNQLSYPKNRAARELLWRKKLKYAILKRYFDLDTLIGNTSLPVVLKDTAMEQQSYKYIRERYRDYFRNSLAGPAREHRFADFMSAAVGEIDPHTTYIAPTDRLMKEAITKQYYGIGIELGLKDASFFVKRMMRGGAAFQSGKVKENDQILAILNAEGKMQQVTGMMITQVANLIRGEAGSSVTLELEQPGQRSRMVTIARKEVLDKENRAKSAIILKGDKKLGYIYLPMFYTDPRGQNLLGASNDIAREVVKLKENEVDGIIMDLRDDGGGSLDEVVKMCSIFLPGGTVTWLRSHEGVKEYGFPPSGNLFYGGPLTVLVNENTASASEIFAAAMQDYHRAIIIGSSSTFGKGSAQSTRNMGKLGDASKGIADTSYGSLRLTEQKFYRVTGISTQLAGVRPDIVLQEKMYENSLREKNYVSALRPDTIHVAPFKRLKWTFDYARVVSDAQKRLAEDRVFAIMGREMKQVQSLGGVAVPLQIAPFYKDYTRREQLSKKLQEQRMLPAKDRLDVIAARLRSVRPSLLNEDPHEKKEYEDWLEKLSKDVYLNETVNVLTDMIHYKIK